Proteins from a single region of Acidobacteriota bacterium:
- a CDS encoding carboxymuconolactone decarboxylase family protein codes for MAQRIEYNKVAPLAVHALLGVQHYVDGQTSLDPKLQELVKMRASQINGCAYCLDMHSQDARLKGETEQRLYTLSAWRETPFFNERERAALAWTEAVTQISRDRAPDEVYAEARRHFDEKELVDLTMAIIAINCWNRLAIPFRTPPGQYHPRQRLELREKAA; via the coding sequence ATGGCGCAGCGAATTGAGTACAACAAAGTAGCGCCTCTGGCGGTTCATGCCTTGCTGGGGGTGCAGCACTACGTAGACGGACAGACGAGTCTGGATCCGAAACTGCAGGAGCTGGTGAAGATGCGAGCCTCGCAGATCAACGGCTGCGCATACTGCCTGGACATGCATTCGCAGGATGCGCGGCTGAAGGGTGAAACCGAGCAGCGGCTGTACACGCTATCGGCATGGCGGGAGACGCCGTTTTTCAACGAGCGCGAACGGGCGGCGCTCGCCTGGACCGAGGCGGTGACGCAGATCAGCCGGGATCGGGCGCCGGATGAGGTGTATGCAGAGGCGCGACGGCACTTCGACGAAAAGGAGCTGGTGGACCTGACCATGGCGATCATCGCGATCAACTGCTGGAACCGGCTGGCGATTCCGTTCCGGACACCGCCGGGTCAGTATCATCCCCGGCAGCGCCTGGAACTGCGCGAGAAGGCGGCTTAG
- a CDS encoding DUF4190 domain-containing protein — MTDAPHFCGACGQPVDPAQPLCPHCGAALSAPLPPPPPAVPVPAAALANGETNGFAIASLVLGILWLYWLGSILAIVFGHIALVQIRRRQGNSAGRGMAIAGLVLGYIGIAIAILIIALVLSLPIFFHGHFPGRGIVV; from the coding sequence ATGACCGACGCTCCTCATTTCTGCGGCGCCTGTGGCCAGCCCGTCGATCCCGCTCAGCCCCTCTGCCCGCATTGCGGCGCCGCGCTGTCTGCTCCCCTCCCGCCACCGCCTCCGGCAGTGCCCGTGCCCGCGGCCGCGCTTGCCAATGGCGAAACCAACGGTTTTGCCATCGCCAGCCTCGTGCTCGGCATTCTCTGGCTTTACTGGCTCGGCTCCATTCTGGCCATCGTCTTCGGCCACATCGCCCTGGTGCAGATCCGGCGCAGGCAAGGCAACTCTGCCGGGCGCGGCATGGCCATTGCCGGCCTCGTGCTCGGCTACATCGGTATCGCCATCGCCATCCTGATCATCGCCCTCGTGCTCTCTCTCCCGATCTTTTTTCACGGCCATTTCCCCGGTCGCGGCATCGTCGTGTGA
- a CDS encoding nucleotidyltransferase: MTADFHGLLSTLKAHEVAFVVIGGAALVLHGSARSTQDLDICYDRERSNLLRLAEAIAPLRPRLRDAPVELPFRLDEAALRSGLNFKLTTDLGDLDLLGEVAGIGGYSVLHATATVLPLYGVTVEVMDLDSLERAKAAAGRLKDVLDIAEIRLLRARQPN, translated from the coding sequence ATGACCGCTGACTTTCACGGACTGCTCTCCACGCTGAAGGCGCATGAGGTCGCGTTCGTCGTGATTGGCGGCGCCGCCCTCGTCCTCCACGGCTCGGCACGTAGCACCCAGGACCTTGACATCTGCTACGACCGCGAGCGCAGCAATCTGCTGCGCCTTGCGGAAGCCATTGCTCCGCTGCGCCCTCGCCTGCGCGATGCGCCTGTCGAGCTACCGTTTCGTCTCGACGAGGCGGCGTTGCGCAGCGGATTGAATTTCAAGCTGACCACGGATCTGGGGGATCTGGATCTTCTCGGCGAGGTCGCCGGGATTGGCGGCTACAGCGTCTTGCATGCGACAGCCACGGTCCTGCCACTCTATGGCGTTACCGTCGAGGTCATGGATCTCGATTCCCTGGAGCGTGCCAAGGCTGCGGCCGGCAGGTTGAAAGACGTACTCGATATCGCCGAGATCCGCCTCCTCCGCGCCCGTCAGCCCAACTAG
- a CDS encoding DUF2249 domain-containing protein, with protein sequence MTPTNVLEAADFNDHHIGHRVVLEDPIRRVLLVSLRKGQTLAENTAEGLLTIYCASGQVELNHRPGKSTLKAGDIIGLVPGERHSLLALEDARLLVTLVHPAPEALWNSLAPSGRDLDLRSVPHAQRHSTVFYAFDNLAVGEKFFIVNDHDPQPLRFQIEQARPGEMSWEYALRGPEHFRIEIARVAAPARA encoded by the coding sequence GTGACTCCCACCAACGTGCTCGAAGCTGCTGATTTCAACGATCATCATATTGGCCATCGCGTCGTGCTTGAGGATCCCATCCGCCGCGTCCTGCTGGTCTCGCTCCGCAAAGGCCAAACCCTCGCCGAGAACACCGCCGAGGGGTTGCTGACCATTTACTGCGCTTCCGGCCAGGTCGAGCTGAACCATCGGCCCGGCAAATCTACCCTCAAAGCCGGCGACATCATCGGCCTGGTTCCGGGCGAACGCCACAGCCTCCTGGCGCTTGAGGATGCTCGCCTTCTGGTCACCCTCGTTCATCCCGCCCCGGAAGCGCTCTGGAACTCGCTCGCCCCCAGCGGACGCGACCTCGACCTGCGCTCCGTCCCCCACGCCCAGCGCCACAGTACCGTCTTTTACGCCTTCGACAATCTCGCCGTCGGTGAAAAATTCTTCATTGTTAATGACCACGACCCCCAGCCCCTCCGCTTCCAGATCGAGCAGGCCCGCCCCGGCGAAATGAGCTGGGAATACGCCCTTCGCGGTCCCGAGCATTTCCGCATCGAGATCGCCCGCGTCGCCGCTCCCGCCCGCGCCTGA
- a CDS encoding short chain dehydrogenase: MKIIVVGGSGTIGSAVVKTLEAKRHEVIGASRKAAVKVDLENAGSVRAMFEQVKDVDAVVCCAGDAAFRPFAELTDTDYQLGLRSKLMGQVGLARIAKDYLREDGSITLTSGVLAQKPMAGSAAVSLVNAALEGFVRAAALELPRRLRINVVSPPWVRETLIQLHMDPNVGLPAAEVAKAYAASVEGDRQGSIIEPGVS, translated from the coding sequence ATGAAGATCATCGTGGTTGGCGGAAGTGGGACGATTGGGTCGGCGGTCGTCAAGACGCTGGAAGCGAAACGGCACGAAGTGATTGGCGCCAGCCGTAAGGCGGCGGTGAAGGTTGATCTGGAGAATGCGGGGTCGGTCCGGGCAATGTTCGAACAGGTGAAAGACGTTGATGCGGTGGTGTGCTGCGCCGGCGATGCGGCGTTCCGGCCGTTTGCGGAACTGACCGATACCGACTACCAGCTTGGGCTTCGGAGCAAGCTGATGGGGCAGGTGGGACTGGCACGGATTGCCAAAGATTACCTGCGGGAGGACGGCTCGATTACGCTCACGTCGGGCGTGCTGGCGCAGAAACCGATGGCGGGCAGCGCGGCGGTGTCCCTGGTGAACGCGGCGCTGGAGGGGTTCGTGCGGGCGGCGGCGCTGGAGCTGCCGCGGCGGCTGCGGATCAACGTGGTCAGCCCGCCGTGGGTCAGAGAGACGTTGATCCAACTCCACATGGACCCCAATGTCGGTCTGCCGGCCGCCGAGGTGGCCAAAGCTTACGCTGCCAGCGTGGAAGGCGACCGCCAAGGCAGCATCATCGAACCAGGGGTCTCATGA
- a CDS encoding two pore domain potassium channel family protein gives MIAFVLRDAFETMILPRRLNGRFRFTRVYFQGIWPVWSAAAARLRGRRRESALSLFGPLSMLLLFVLWAVILIGGFACVYWSLGSPLQTPEPLRGFGMDVYLSGVTLLTIGIGGAVPHTAFSRVLAVAEGGLGLGFVAIIISYLPVLYAGFSRRETSISMLDARAGSPPSASELLRRHAGALEELQTYLAEWERWSAELLETHISYPVLGYFRSQHVNQSWVAALGSMLDACALLLACGEDHCTRQAQLTFAVARHAVVDLAQIFIHRLPRTIPDRLPDADLTRLQAGLTEAGVPLRWEEANRRQLIALRQLYEPHLLGIAAHLKLEPPRWLGNPNVPDNWQRSPWDRFATGATGIVKQREREVERHY, from the coding sequence ATGATCGCGTTTGTGCTGCGCGATGCATTCGAAACCATGATCCTGCCGCGGCGGCTGAACGGGCGGTTTCGCTTCACCCGCGTCTATTTCCAGGGCATCTGGCCAGTGTGGTCGGCGGCAGCAGCGCGGCTGCGCGGCCGGCGCCGGGAATCGGCACTCAGCTTGTTTGGCCCGCTATCCATGCTGCTGCTCTTTGTCCTTTGGGCGGTGATCCTGATTGGCGGATTTGCCTGCGTGTACTGGTCGCTGGGGTCGCCGCTGCAGACACCCGAACCACTGCGCGGCTTCGGCATGGACGTGTACCTGAGCGGGGTCACGCTGCTCACCATCGGCATCGGCGGCGCCGTGCCGCATACCGCCTTCAGCCGCGTACTGGCAGTCGCCGAAGGGGGGCTGGGCCTCGGTTTCGTGGCCATCATCATCAGCTACTTGCCGGTGCTGTACGCCGGCTTCTCACGCCGCGAGACCTCCATTTCGATGCTCGACGCCCGCGCCGGTTCGCCACCCTCGGCGTCGGAACTGCTGCGCCGCCATGCGGGCGCGCTGGAGGAATTACAGACCTACCTGGCGGAGTGGGAGCGGTGGTCGGCCGAGCTACTGGAAACCCATATCTCGTACCCGGTGCTGGGATATTTCCGTTCCCAACACGTGAACCAATCCTGGGTGGCGGCACTCGGAAGCATGCTCGATGCCTGTGCCTTGCTGCTGGCCTGCGGCGAGGATCACTGCACCCGGCAAGCCCAGCTCACCTTTGCGGTCGCCCGGCATGCCGTGGTGGATTTGGCGCAGATTTTCATCCACCGGCTTCCGCGGACGATTCCCGACCGGCTACCGGACGCCGACCTGACCCGGCTGCAGGCGGGGCTGACCGAAGCCGGCGTGCCGCTGCGCTGGGAGGAGGCGAACCGGCGCCAGCTCATTGCCCTGCGCCAGCTCTATGAACCGCATTTGCTGGGAATCGCCGCCCATTTAAAACTGGAACCTCCGCGCTGGCTCGGCAATCCGAACGTCCCCGACAATTGGCAGCGCAGCCCCTGGGATCGCTTCGCCACCGGCGCCACCGGCATCGTCAAGCAGCGCGAACGTGAAGTCGAACGCCACTATTAA
- a CDS encoding metallopeptidase family protein has protein sequence MRASEFESIVEQALANIPEEFRARLDNVSITVEDEPTPATLEARGVALGGTLLGLYEGRPLTVRSSFDTFSLPDRITIFQGPHERLARNREHLERLVEQTVWHEIAHYLGMDEDHVRAAERTRHAHHLWPH, from the coding sequence ATGCGCGCCTCAGAGTTTGAAAGCATCGTGGAACAAGCTCTGGCCAATATCCCTGAGGAGTTTCGCGCCCGTCTCGATAACGTGAGCATCACGGTTGAGGACGAACCCACTCCGGCCACTCTTGAGGCGCGCGGCGTAGCCCTTGGCGGAACCCTGCTGGGGTTGTACGAAGGCCGGCCGCTGACCGTCCGCAGCAGCTTCGATACCTTCTCCCTCCCCGACCGCATCACCATTTTTCAGGGCCCCCACGAGCGCCTCGCCCGCAACCGCGAGCATCTTGAGCGTCTGGTCGAGCAGACCGTCTGGCACGAAATCGCCCATTACCTCGGCATGGATGAAGATCACGTCCGCGCCGCCGAGCGCACCCGCCACGCCCACCACCTCTGGCCTCACTGA
- a CDS encoding proline--tRNA ligase, whose translation MRWSQMFIPTLREAPADAEVASHIYLLRAGYIRQLAAGLYSYLPLAWRSLLKIQQIVREEMDTIGQEFQLPALHPAELWQASGRWELMGGNMFRLKDRFQRDMCLGMTEEEVMASIAAGEIRSYKQLPQIWYQIQTKFRDEPRPRQGLLRVREFIMKDAYSFDVDEAGLDVSYRKHDAVYRRIYDRCGLRYVAVEAHSGSMGGAESQEFMVLGDAGEDVIAQCVACGYAANLEKASGTPAAVKDPEAKGDPEKFATPGAHTIAELAAFTGEAEGRLAKSLVYMVGEKPVLVLVRGDDEASEAKLGTALGGEFRPAHPEEIVEYFGTPPGSVGPLHTAKPVRILADLALQGRRNLTVGANEEGYHLRQVTPGVHFQAEWVDVRDVRHGDGCPKCGQPLTVAQAIEVGHIFKLGRKYADKLGVRVLDKDGKEIVPIMGSYGIGMERILTAAIEQNHDSEGFWLPRTIAPFAVVITPTNLSDKNVAELSERLYKELRAKGRDVLLDDRDERPGVKFKDADLIGIPHRITVGKKAGEGIVELVERAKREKQELSAEAAVAAL comes from the coding sequence ATGCGATGGAGCCAAATGTTTATTCCGACGCTGCGCGAGGCGCCGGCAGATGCGGAGGTGGCGAGCCACATTTATTTGCTGCGGGCGGGGTACATCCGGCAGCTTGCGGCGGGGCTGTACAGCTATTTGCCGCTGGCATGGCGGTCGCTACTGAAGATTCAGCAGATCGTGCGGGAAGAGATGGACACCATCGGGCAGGAGTTTCAGCTTCCGGCGCTGCATCCGGCGGAGCTCTGGCAGGCAAGCGGGCGGTGGGAGCTGATGGGCGGGAACATGTTTCGGCTCAAGGACCGCTTCCAGCGGGATATGTGCCTGGGGATGACGGAAGAAGAGGTGATGGCCTCGATTGCCGCGGGCGAGATCCGCAGCTACAAGCAGTTGCCGCAGATCTGGTATCAGATTCAGACGAAGTTCCGGGATGAACCGCGGCCGCGGCAGGGGCTGCTGCGGGTGCGCGAGTTCATCATGAAAGACGCCTACAGCTTCGACGTGGACGAAGCCGGGCTCGATGTGAGCTACCGCAAGCACGATGCCGTGTACCGGAGAATTTATGACCGGTGCGGGTTGCGGTACGTGGCGGTGGAGGCGCACTCGGGATCGATGGGCGGGGCGGAGTCGCAGGAGTTCATGGTGCTGGGCGATGCGGGCGAAGACGTGATCGCACAGTGCGTGGCGTGCGGGTACGCAGCGAATCTGGAAAAGGCGAGCGGAACGCCGGCAGCAGTGAAGGATCCGGAAGCGAAAGGCGACCCGGAAAAGTTTGCCACGCCGGGGGCGCACACGATTGCCGAGCTGGCGGCGTTTACCGGTGAGGCGGAGGGGCGGCTGGCAAAATCGCTGGTGTATATGGTGGGCGAAAAGCCGGTGCTGGTGCTGGTGCGGGGCGATGACGAGGCCAGCGAGGCGAAGCTGGGCACCGCGCTGGGCGGAGAGTTCCGGCCGGCGCATCCGGAAGAGATTGTCGAATATTTTGGGACGCCGCCGGGATCGGTGGGACCGCTGCACACGGCGAAGCCGGTGCGGATTCTGGCGGATTTGGCGCTGCAGGGGCGGAGGAATCTTACCGTGGGCGCGAATGAAGAGGGGTATCACCTCCGGCAGGTGACGCCCGGGGTGCATTTTCAGGCGGAGTGGGTGGATGTGCGCGACGTGCGGCACGGCGACGGCTGCCCGAAGTGCGGCCAGCCGCTGACGGTGGCGCAGGCGATCGAGGTAGGACATATTTTCAAGCTGGGGCGGAAGTACGCCGACAAGCTGGGCGTGCGGGTACTGGACAAGGACGGCAAGGAAATCGTGCCGATTATGGGATCGTATGGCATCGGCATGGAGCGGATTCTAACCGCAGCGATTGAGCAGAACCACGATAGCGAAGGCTTCTGGCTGCCGCGGACAATTGCGCCGTTTGCAGTGGTGATTACGCCGACCAACTTGAGCGACAAGAACGTGGCGGAGCTGAGCGAGCGCCTCTATAAAGAACTGCGGGCGAAAGGGCGCGATGTGCTGCTCGATGACCGGGATGAACGGCCGGGGGTGAAGTTCAAGGACGCCGACCTGATCGGGATTCCGCACCGGATCACGGTGGGCAAGAAAGCCGGCGAAGGGATTGTCGAGCTGGTGGAGCGCGCCAAACGGGAGAAACAGGAACTCAGCGCGGAAGCTGCGGTCGCGGCACTTTAG